The following are from one region of the Endozoicomonas sp. 4G genome:
- a CDS encoding C2H2-type zinc finger protein gives MLSNKPLILTLAIAFSVHCSNGHGQENRLSLLFTLAVGKAHIEWYYFDMPRVCFDDHILLKPDTRYGFLPATGVSPDSGVEAKAYSRAASDDSAYSEDSDSEDSDSDSDSDSDSDSDSDSDSDSDSEDSDSEDKGTSDENSDNRSEKDETDSKTDVQCVNTTPDPFRALNEFSEYCATLRLRMINQESTSDRDIATEPEAIHLPADRRPKVHQCDHEGCDYSTNQAGNLKRHKQTHLSAEQRHRVYQCDDEGCDYSTNQAGNLKRHKQTHLSAEQRPRVYQCDDEGCDYSSNQAGNLKRHKQTHLSAEQRPRVYQCDHEGCDYSTNQAGNLKRHKQTHLSVDQRPIRPKVHQCDREDCNYRTDHTGSLKKHKQTHLSADQRPIRPNDHHCDHEGCDYSTNQAGNLKRHKQTHLPVDQRLRVHHCDHEGCNYNTDVANSLKIHKRTHLPADQRPKRPKRKACDQPPSNKKRKKDDKG, from the coding sequence TTGCTATCCAACAAACCATTAATTTTGACCCTGGCCATTGCTTTTTCTGTGCACTGCTCCAATGGCCACGGTCAGGAAAACAGGTTGTCTTTGCTCTTCACTCTGGCTGTCGGCAAGGCGCATATTGAATGGTACTACTTCGATATGCCACGGGTTTGCTTCGATGATCACATCCTCTTAAAACCAGACACCCGCTATGGCTTTTTGCCTGCCACAGGCGTCTCTCCTGACTCTGGCGTCGAAGCTAAGGCTTACAGCCGGGCAGCCTCTGATGATAGTGCCTACAGCGAAGACAGTGACAGCGAAGACAGTGACAGTGACAGTGACAGTGACAGTGACAGTGACAGTGACAGTGACAGTGACAGTGACAGTGACAGCGAAGACAGTGACAGTGAAGACAAGGGTACCTCTGATGAAAACAGCGACAACCGTTCTGAAAAAGACGAAACTGATAGCAAAACGGATGTTCAGTGTGTAAACACGACACCTGATCCTTTTCGAGCATTAAACGAATTCAGTGAGTATTGTGCGACTCTGAGACTGAGAATGATTAACCAGGAGTCCACTTCAGACAGAGACATAGCCACTGAGCCAGAGGCGATTCACCTGCCTGCCGACCGGAGACCCAAGGTGCACCAGTGTGACCATGAGGGCTGCGACTACAGCACCAACCAGGCGGGCAATCTGAAAAGGCACAAACAGACCCACCTGTCTGCCGAACAGAGACACAGGGTATACCAGTGTGACGATGAGGGCTGCGACTACAGCACCAACCAGGCGGGCAATCTGAAAAGGCACAAACAGACCCACCTGTCTGCCGAACAGAGACCCAGGGTATACCAGTGTGACGATGAGGGTTGCGACTACAGCTCCAACCAAGCGGGCAATCTGAAAAGGCACAAACAGACCCACCTGTCTGCCGAACAGAGACCCAGGGTATACCAGTGTGACCATGAGGGCTGCGACTACAGCACTAACCAGGCGGGCAATCTGAAAAGGCACAAACAGACCCACCTGTCTGTCGACCAGAGACCCATAAGACCCAAGGTGCACCAGTGTGACCGTGAGGACTGCAACTACAGAACCGACCACACTGGCAGTCTGAAAAAGCACAAACAGACCCACCTGTCTGCCGACCAGAGACCCATAAGACCCAATGACCACCATTGCGACCATGAGGGCTGCGACTACAGCACCAACCAGGCGGGCAATCTGAAAAGGCACAAACAGACCCACCTGCCTGTCGACCAGAGACTCAGGGTGCACCACTGTGACCATGAGGGCTGCAACTACAACACCGACGTGGCGAACAGTTTGAAAATACACAAGCGAACCCACCTGCCTGCCGACCAGAGACCCAAGAGACCTAAAAGAAAAGCCTGTGACCAGCCGCCATCTAACAAGAAAAGAAAGAAGGATGATAAAGGATGA
- a CDS encoding DUF29 domain-containing protein — protein sequence MNSLYHTDYHQWLTNQVALLRNHDFDQLDLENLLEDLELGIESKVDNLEHFLINLIHHLLKMDYQTTVLRDSVATERVLKGWMVTINNSRNGVDELIEKNNCLTSRTEKTLKEAYPKAKKRAIEAMNIYVNKNQKLDNNSFPDECPWTYEQLITKGWYPLNGVEL from the coding sequence ATGAACAGCTTATATCACACTGACTATCACCAGTGGTTGACCAATCAAGTGGCTTTGCTGAGAAACCACGACTTTGACCAGCTAGACCTTGAAAATCTGTTGGAGGATTTGGAGTTGGGCATAGAATCCAAGGTCGATAACCTTGAGCATTTTCTGATAAATCTTATACACCACTTGCTTAAAATGGATTACCAAACAACAGTGTTAAGGGACAGTGTAGCCACTGAACGGGTTCTCAAGGGGTGGATGGTGACTATCAACAATTCAAGGAATGGAGTGGACGAGTTAATAGAAAAGAACAACTGTCTAACTTCAAGAACTGAAAAAACTTTAAAGGAAGCCTACCCTAAGGCTAAAAAGAGAGCCATTGAAGCTATGAACATTTATGTTAATAAAAATCAGAAACTTGATAACAATAGTTTTCCTGATGAATGCCCTTGGACCTATGAACAATTAATTACCAAGGGTTGGTATCCACTAAACGGAGTTGAACTTTAA
- a CDS encoding DUF29 domain-containing protein: protein MNSLYETDYHQWLSNQVALLRNHDFDQLDLENLLEDLELGIESKVDNLEHFLINLIHHLLKMDYQTTVLKDTVATERVLKGWSVTIYNARRDINKLLAKNHSLNRRIEDALKESYTDAKNRAINAMNLYVNKNQQLNNNSFPEECPWSFDQMMTEDWYPLNGVEL from the coding sequence ATGAACAGCTTATATGAGACTGACTATCACCAGTGGCTATCCAATCAGGTGGCTTTGCTGCGAAATCACGATTTTGACCAGTTAGACCTTGAAAATCTGTTGGAGGATTTGGAGTTGGGTATCGAATCCAAGGTCGATAATCTTGAGCATTTTCTGATAAATCTTATACACCACTTGCTTAAAATGGATTACCAAACGACGGTATTAAAGGACACTGTAGCAACGGAAAGAGTGCTTAAAGGTTGGAGCGTGACTATCTACAATGCAAGACGTGATATTAATAAGCTATTAGCAAAAAATCACAGTTTAAACAGACGTATCGAAGATGCTTTAAAGGAATCTTACACAGATGCTAAAAATAGAGCCATTAACGCTATGAATCTTTACGTTAATAAGAATCAACAACTGAACAACAACAGTTTTCCAGAAGAATGCCCTTGGTCATTTGACCAGATGATGACTGAGGACTGGTATCCACTAAACGGAGTTGAACTTTAA
- a CDS encoding C2H2-type zinc finger protein → MLFKKPLILILAVVFLVHCSNGHAQENRLRLLFALAVGKALINIPKPLIEVSFYCFSPDSGIEARTYRRAASDDSAYSEDSGSEDSGSEDSSSDERSDNHSNEEETDTESDIQYVTTTLNPFRASNEINEYCAALALKKVKQEPVSDNEILTESHLPTDQRPKRAKRAKRAKRAKVHQCDHEGCNYSTKRANNLKRHEQTHLPADQRPRVHQCDHEGCNFSTYRSSDLKKHKENHLPVDQRPKEPKRPKGPMHRCHHEGCNYSTYQGATNLKMHKQTHLPVDQRTKVHQCEHEGCNYSSDRTDHLKTHKRTHLPADERTRVHQCDHEGCNYSTDRTGDLKKHKQIHLPAARRPKRPKMHQCDHQGCDYSTYNSNSLKMHKQTHLPDDQRARVHRCDHLGCNYSTDLKSNLKRHEQTHLPADQRPKRKAYDQAPSNKKRKMIKNDPLPNPP, encoded by the coding sequence TTGCTATTCAAAAAACCATTGATTTTGATCTTGGCCGTTGTTTTTTTGGTGCATTGCTCTAATGGCCACGCTCAGGAAAACAGGTTGCGTTTGCTCTTCGCCCTGGCTGTCGGCAAGGCGCTTATCAATATCCCAAAGCCCCTTATTGAGGTCTCATTCTATTGCTTTTCTCCTGACTCTGGCATCGAAGCCAGGACTTACCGTCGGGCAGCCTCGGATGATAGTGCCTACAGCGAAGACAGTGGCAGCGAAGACAGTGGCAGTGAAGACAGCAGCTCTGATGAACGCAGCGACAACCATTCAAACGAAGAGGAAACTGATACCGAATCTGATATTCAGTATGTAACAACAACACTTAATCCTTTTCGAGCATCAAATGAAATCAACGAGTATTGTGCAGCTCTGGCATTGAAAAAGGTTAAGCAGGAGCCCGTTTCAGACAATGAAATACTCACTGAGAGCCACCTGCCTACCGACCAGAGGCCCAAGAGAGCCAAGAGAGCCAAGAGAGCCAAGAGAGCCAAAGTGCACCAGTGTGACCATGAGGGTTGCAACTACAGCACCAAACGGGCGAACAATCTGAAAAGGCACGAACAGACCCACTTGCCTGCCGACCAGAGACCCAGGGTGCACCAGTGTGATCATGAGGGTTGTAATTTCAGCACCTACCGGTCAAGTGATCTGAAAAAGCACAAAGAGAACCATCTGCCTGTCGACCAGAGACCCAAGGAACCCAAGAGACCCAAGGGACCCATGCACCGGTGTCATCATGAGGGCTGCAATTACAGCACCTACCAAGGGGCGACTAATCTGAAAATGCACAAACAAACCCACCTGCCTGTCGACCAGAGAACCAAGGTGCACCAGTGTGAGCATGAGGGCTGTAACTACAGTTCCGATCGGACGGACCATCTGAAAACGCACAAACGAACCCACCTGCCTGCCGACGAGAGAACCAGGGTGCACCAGTGTGACCATGAGGGCTGCAATTACAGCACCGACCGGACGGGCGATCTGAAAAAGCACAAACAGATCCACCTGCCTGCCGCCCGTAGACCCAAAAGACCCAAGATGCACCAGTGTGACCATCAGGGCTGCGACTACAGCACCTACAACAGTAACAGTCTAAAAATGCACAAACAGACCCACCTGCCTGACGACCAGAGAGCCAGGGTGCATCGGTGTGACCATCTGGGCTGCAACTACAGTACTGACCTGAAGAGCAATCTGAAAAGGCACGAACAGACCCACTTGCCTGCCGACCAGAGACCCAAAAGAAAAGCGTATGACCAAGCACCCTCTAACAAGAAAAGAAAGATGATAAAGAATGATCCACTCCCCAATCCGCCTTAA
- a CDS encoding C2H2-type zinc finger protein, whose product MLSKKPFILTLAVVFSVHCSNGHGQENSLSLLFALFVGKTLITLPNYFMGDEQQREIIAIAKQMGNLMLSRFRSDKRPGESVKPDTRYCFSPDSGVEARGYSRAASDDSTYSEDSDSEDSGGSDERSDNHSNEEETDTESDVQYVTTTLNPFRASNEINEYCAALALKKIKQEPVSGSEIITESEENATATNSAKHLEINSLNYSTDSISHLKKHKQAHLPDDQKPRRHQCDYEGCNYSTYRARNLKKHKQSHLPVDQRAKVHQCQHEGCNYSSDRTDHLKTHKRTHLPADERTRVHQCDHEGCNYSTDRTDDLKKHKQIHLPADRRPKRPKIHQCDHQDCDYSTYNSNSLKTHKQTHLPDDQRARVHRCDHQGCNYSTDLKSNLKKHKQTHLPANQRPKRKAYEQTPSYEKKMKVDKE is encoded by the coding sequence TTGCTATCCAAAAAACCATTTATTTTGACATTGGCCGTTGTTTTTTCTGTGCATTGTTCTAATGGCCACGGTCAGGAAAATAGTTTGTCTTTGCTCTTCGCTCTGTTTGTCGGCAAGACGCTTATCACCCTCCCGAATTATTTTATGGGAGACGAGCAGCAACGTGAAATCATTGCAATAGCCAAACAAATGGGAAACCTGATGCTCTCTCGCTTTAGAAGCGACAAAAGGCCTGGGGAATCAGTAAAACCAGACACCCGCTATTGCTTTTCTCCTGACTCTGGCGTTGAAGCCAGGGGCTACAGTCGGGCAGCCTCTGATGATAGTACCTACAGCGAGGACAGTGACAGTGAAGACAGCGGCGGCTCTGATGAACGCAGCGACAACCATTCAAACGAAGAGGAAACTGATACTGAATCTGATGTTCAGTATGTAACAACAACACTTAATCCTTTTCGAGCATCAAATGAAATCAACGAGTATTGTGCAGCTCTGGCATTGAAAAAGATTAAGCAGGAGCCCGTTTCAGGCAGTGAAATAATCACTGAGTCAGAGGAAAACGCGACAGCAACGAACTCTGCCAAGCATCTGGAAATCAACTCACTTAATTACAGCACCGACTCTATAAGCCATCTGAAAAAGCACAAACAGGCCCACCTGCCTGACGATCAGAAACCCAGGCGGCACCAGTGTGATTATGAGGGCTGCAATTACAGCACCTACCGGGCGAGAAATCTGAAAAAGCACAAACAGAGCCACCTGCCTGTCGACCAGAGAGCCAAGGTGCACCAGTGTCAGCATGAGGGCTGTAACTACAGTTCCGATCGGACGGACCATCTGAAAACGCACAAACGAACCCACCTGCCTGCCGACGAGAGAACCAGGGTGCACCAGTGTGACCATGAGGGCTGCAATTACAGCACCGACCGGACGGACGATCTGAAAAAGCACAAACAGATCCACCTGCCTGCCGACCGTAGACCCAAAAGACCCAAGATACACCAGTGTGACCATCAGGACTGCGACTACAGCACCTACAACAGTAACAGTCTAAAAACGCACAAACAGACCCACCTGCCTGACGACCAGAGAGCCAGGGTGCATCGGTGTGACCATCAGGGCTGCAACTACAGTACCGACCTGAAGAGCAATCTGAAAAAGCACAAACAGACCCACCTGCCCGCCAACCAGAGACCCAAAAGAAAAGCGTATGAGCAGACACCTTCTTACGAGAAAAAAATGAAGGTTGATAAAGAATGA